From a region of the Agromyces ramosus genome:
- a CDS encoding DUF7455 domain-containing protein yields MTQYTETTGAVDELETPYELTALDRCDACGAQAYIRVVVASGELLFCAHHGRKHQEKLSQIAHSWHDESSRLLADGRD; encoded by the coding sequence ATGACCCAATACACCGAGACCACCGGTGCGGTCGATGAACTCGAGACCCCTTACGAGCTCACGGCGCTCGATCGATGCGATGCGTGCGGTGCACAGGCGTACATCCGCGTCGTCGTCGCCAGCGGAGAACTGCTGTTCTGCGCCCACCACGGTCGCAAGCACCAGGAGAAGCTCTCGCAGATCGCGCACAGCTGGCACGACGAGTCGAGCCGCCTCCTGGCCGACGGTCGCGACTGA
- a CDS encoding FAD-binding oxidoreductase translates to MHSTLQSRLDGSVLVSGDAGYDAARSVWNGMVDRRPRYIVQCTSDADVATAVRFAREHELDIGIRCGGHGIVGHAVPDDGLMIDLRRMGGVQVDAQRRRARVEGGALLGALDRASQPHGLATTAGNVSHTGVGGLTLGGGMGWLARQHGLSCDNVVGFDVVTAAGEAIHASAESHPELYWALRGGGGNFGVVTAFEFVLHPEPGQVTTVEVLVPLAEAAPAMRRWRDLSETAPRRATFNALIDGDVVSLGFVWVGEPVEGRTHADAVVDALAQPAGRRSRVDTMSYLELQSREDDAKGHAWRRYWKGHYFRALSDELIDALLERGGAYLPAASLQAYGGAIAEIADEATAFSRRDTAFEFVAASRWSDPREDEQRMSAARRYAGRLDPFASGAYVNVLGDDGPAGLRRAFPDAKLARLTTVKRAYDPDNVFHLNQNISPGA, encoded by the coding sequence ATGCACTCGACACTGCAGTCGCGACTCGATGGAAGCGTGCTCGTCTCCGGCGATGCGGGGTATGACGCTGCGCGCTCGGTGTGGAACGGCATGGTCGATCGCCGACCGCGCTATATCGTGCAGTGCACGTCGGATGCCGACGTCGCCACCGCTGTTCGGTTCGCGCGGGAGCACGAGCTCGATATCGGGATTCGCTGCGGCGGGCACGGCATCGTCGGGCACGCTGTGCCCGACGACGGCCTCATGATCGATCTCCGGCGCATGGGCGGCGTGCAGGTCGACGCGCAGCGGCGGCGGGCAAGGGTCGAGGGCGGAGCCCTCCTGGGTGCGCTCGACCGAGCGTCGCAGCCGCATGGACTCGCAACGACGGCGGGCAATGTCTCGCACACCGGCGTCGGCGGCCTCACGCTCGGCGGAGGCATGGGGTGGCTGGCACGGCAGCACGGGCTCTCCTGCGACAACGTCGTCGGCTTCGATGTCGTGACGGCGGCGGGCGAGGCGATTCACGCGAGTGCCGAATCGCATCCCGAGCTGTACTGGGCACTCCGCGGAGGGGGCGGCAATTTCGGCGTCGTCACGGCGTTCGAGTTCGTCCTGCACCCCGAGCCGGGCCAGGTGACCACCGTGGAGGTGCTCGTGCCGCTCGCAGAGGCGGCGCCCGCGATGCGGCGGTGGCGCGACCTGAGCGAGACGGCACCGCGCCGCGCGACCTTCAACGCCCTGATCGACGGCGACGTCGTCTCGCTCGGCTTCGTGTGGGTGGGCGAGCCAGTCGAAGGCCGAACGCACGCCGACGCAGTCGTCGACGCGCTTGCCCAACCAGCCGGCCGGCGCTCTCGCGTGGACACGATGTCGTACCTCGAGTTGCAGTCGCGCGAAGACGATGCCAAGGGTCATGCCTGGCGCCGCTACTGGAAGGGTCACTACTTCCGCGCGCTGAGCGATGAGCTCATCGATGCCCTGCTCGAGCGCGGCGGGGCCTACTTGCCTGCCGCGAGCCTGCAGGCCTACGGCGGCGCCATCGCGGAGATCGCCGACGAAGCGACGGCCTTCTCACGGCGTGACACCGCGTTCGAGTTCGTCGCCGCGTCGCGATGGAGCGACCCTCGGGAGGATGAGCAGCGGATGTCCGCGGCACGCCGCTACGCGGGCAGGCTCGACCCGTTCGCCAGTGGCGCCTACGTCAACGTGCTGGGCGATGACGGCCCGGCCGGCCTGCGCCGCGCGTTCCCCGACGCGAAGCTCGCCCGCCTCACCACGGTGAAGCGCGCGTACGACCCCGACAACGTGTTCCATCTGAACCAGAACATCTCGCCCGGCGCCTGA
- a CDS encoding Mur ligase family protein, producing the protein MRYAPAILVGRLTRFAARLRKPGGGSAVPGLVVNRIATGYLKRTLSGFPQGLVVVSGSSGKSTTTKMLVAVLRAHGVDVFTNPSTANISQGLTSALLERSDWRGRVPGDVAVLEMDEGHGALVMQGVDARVVALTNVMVDQIDRFHDSEMVAGMLARIAARAGEAIVVNADDAYLERLAARVGPGIAVHRFGVAQPVLESAPRGLGYTETTTARLAPGDGVRVASVDGASAVLDDDGASVAISLPARGIHYAVDAAAAYATAKTVLGDRFSRETAAAALTAIPAVFGRGERVKVRGHDVEFVLVQNPASYQLNVDSIAPGTEQILFAMGSDVRDPSYFWPTDASSLRRVSIVSGSKAAEAALMLAYNGVAIDRVEPDLARALDDFLAAPAPATGLKTIVFTADSMRRTRAHLGLTGAE; encoded by the coding sequence GTGCGCTACGCGCCGGCGATCCTCGTCGGCAGGCTCACCCGATTCGCCGCCCGGCTGCGTAAGCCCGGCGGCGGATCGGCCGTTCCGGGCCTCGTGGTCAACCGCATCGCGACCGGGTACCTGAAGCGCACGCTCTCGGGCTTCCCGCAGGGGCTCGTCGTGGTCTCGGGGTCGAGCGGCAAGTCGACGACGACGAAGATGCTCGTCGCGGTCCTCCGTGCGCACGGCGTCGACGTCTTCACCAACCCGTCGACGGCGAACATCAGCCAGGGCCTGACCTCGGCGCTCCTCGAACGATCCGACTGGCGCGGCCGCGTGCCCGGCGACGTCGCCGTGCTCGAGATGGACGAGGGGCACGGCGCGCTCGTCATGCAGGGCGTCGACGCCCGCGTCGTGGCGCTCACGAACGTCATGGTCGACCAGATCGACCGCTTCCACGACTCCGAGATGGTCGCGGGCATGCTCGCGCGCATCGCCGCGCGCGCCGGCGAGGCGATCGTGGTGAACGCCGACGACGCCTACCTCGAGCGGCTCGCCGCCCGGGTCGGTCCGGGCATCGCGGTGCACCGGTTCGGCGTGGCGCAGCCGGTGCTCGAGTCCGCCCCGCGTGGCCTCGGGTACACCGAGACCACCACCGCTCGCCTGGCTCCGGGCGACGGCGTTCGCGTCGCGTCGGTCGACGGCGCCTCGGCCGTGCTCGACGACGACGGGGCATCCGTCGCCATCTCGCTGCCCGCGCGCGGCATCCACTACGCCGTCGACGCCGCCGCCGCCTACGCGACCGCCAAGACCGTGCTCGGCGACCGGTTCTCGCGCGAGACGGCCGCTGCGGCCCTCACCGCGATCCCGGCCGTCTTCGGTCGCGGCGAGCGGGTGAAGGTGCGCGGGCACGACGTCGAGTTCGTGCTGGTGCAGAACCCCGCGAGCTACCAGCTGAACGTCGACAGCATCGCGCCGGGCACGGAGCAGATCCTGTTCGCGATGGGTTCCGATGTGCGCGATCCCTCGTATTTCTGGCCGACGGATGCCTCGTCGCTCCGCCGTGTCTCGATCGTGAGCGGCTCCAAGGCCGCCGAAGCCGCACTGATGCTCGCGTACAACGGTGTGGCCATCGACCGCGTGGAACCCGATCTCGCACGCGCCCTCGACGACTTCCTCGCCGCCCCCGCTCCAGCCACCGGCCTGAAGACGATCGTCTTCACCGCCGATTCGATGCGGCGCACGCGTGCCCACCTCGGACTCACGGGAGCCGAATGA
- a CDS encoding DNA gyrase/topoisomerase IV subunit B: protein MSSDYSARHLSVLEGLEAVRKRPGMYIGSTDSRGLMHCLWEIIDNSVDEALGGHGNEIGVTLHPDGSVEVRDRARGIPVDAEPKTGLSGVEVVFTKLHAGGKFGSGSYAASGGLHGVGASVVNALSERLDVEVDRDGKTWAMSFHRGEPGIFADSGEPSPDAPFTPFEQRSELRVVGKVAKGVTGTRIRYWADRQIFTKGAEFQTEELLGRARQTAYLVPGLAIDVTDERGETPHTTSFQFEGGISEFAEHLATDAPLTDVWRLSGSGTFTETVPVLTDGGAMVPTELQRECIVDIALRWGTGYDTVIRSFVNIIATPKGGTHQAGFDQGLLKFLRQQVELNARRLKAGNDKLEKDDVLAGLTAVITVRLPEPQFEGQTKEVLGTPAARAIVANVLTKELAARFSSTKRDDKAQSALLLDKVVAEMKSRISARAHKETQRRKNALESSSLPAKLVDCRSNDVSQSELFIVEGDSALGTAKLARDSEHQALLPIRGKILNVQKASVADMLGNAECASIIQVIGAGSGRSFDLESARYGKVILMADADVDGAHIRTLLLTLFFRYMRPMIDHGRVFAAVPPLHRVVVMNPGSKPNETIYTYSEAELKGVLAGLDKQKKRYQDPIQRYKGLGEMDADQLATTTMDRRQRTLRRVGIGDAENAGRVFELLMGNDVAPRKEFIIDSSDSLERDRIDA, encoded by the coding sequence GTGAGCTCCGACTATTCCGCCCGCCATCTCTCCGTGCTCGAAGGCCTCGAGGCGGTCCGCAAGCGCCCCGGCATGTACATCGGTTCGACCGACTCCCGAGGGCTCATGCACTGCCTCTGGGAGATCATCGACAACTCCGTCGACGAGGCGCTCGGCGGCCACGGCAACGAGATCGGCGTCACCCTCCACCCCGACGGCAGCGTCGAGGTTCGCGACCGCGCGCGCGGCATTCCCGTCGACGCCGAGCCGAAGACCGGCCTCTCCGGCGTCGAGGTCGTCTTCACGAAGCTGCACGCGGGCGGCAAGTTCGGGTCGGGGTCCTACGCCGCCTCAGGCGGATTGCACGGCGTCGGGGCATCCGTCGTCAACGCGCTCTCCGAACGTCTCGACGTCGAGGTCGACCGTGACGGCAAGACGTGGGCCATGTCGTTCCACCGCGGCGAGCCGGGCATCTTCGCCGATTCGGGCGAGCCGTCGCCAGACGCGCCCTTCACGCCGTTCGAACAGCGCAGCGAGCTGCGCGTCGTCGGCAAGGTCGCCAAGGGCGTCACCGGCACGCGCATCAGGTACTGGGCAGATCGACAGATCTTCACCAAGGGGGCGGAGTTCCAGACCGAGGAATTGCTCGGGCGCGCCAGGCAGACGGCCTACCTCGTGCCGGGCCTCGCCATCGACGTCACCGACGAGCGCGGTGAGACGCCGCACACCACATCGTTCCAGTTCGAAGGCGGCATCTCGGAGTTCGCGGAGCACCTGGCAACCGACGCCCCGCTCACCGACGTCTGGCGGCTCTCGGGCTCGGGCACGTTCACGGAGACGGTGCCGGTGCTCACCGACGGCGGGGCGATGGTACCCACCGAGCTGCAGCGAGAGTGCATCGTCGACATCGCCCTTCGCTGGGGCACCGGCTACGACACCGTGATCCGTTCGTTCGTCAACATCATCGCCACGCCGAAGGGCGGCACCCACCAGGCGGGCTTCGACCAGGGCCTCCTGAAGTTCCTGCGGCAGCAGGTCGAGCTGAACGCCCGGCGCCTGAAGGCCGGCAACGATAAGCTCGAGAAGGACGATGTGCTCGCGGGCCTCACCGCCGTCATCACGGTGCGCCTGCCCGAACCGCAGTTCGAGGGGCAGACGAAAGAGGTGCTCGGCACACCGGCAGCGCGCGCGATCGTCGCGAACGTGCTCACGAAGGAGCTGGCCGCCCGGTTCTCGTCGACGAAGCGCGACGACAAGGCGCAGTCGGCTCTGCTGCTCGACAAGGTCGTCGCCGAGATGAAGTCGCGCATCTCCGCACGTGCCCACAAAGAGACGCAACGACGCAAGAACGCGCTCGAGAGCTCTTCGCTGCCCGCGAAGCTCGTCGACTGCCGCTCCAACGACGTCTCGCAGAGCGAGCTGTTCATCGTCGAGGGCGACTCGGCGCTCGGCACGGCGAAGCTCGCCCGCGACAGCGAGCACCAGGCCCTGCTGCCGATCCGCGGCAAGATCCTCAACGTGCAGAAGGCGAGCGTCGCCGACATGCTCGGCAACGCCGAGTGCGCCTCGATCATCCAGGTGATCGGCGCGGGCTCCGGCCGCAGCTTCGACCTCGAGTCGGCGCGATACGGCAAGGTCATCCTGATGGCCGACGCCGATGTCGACGGTGCGCATATCCGCACGCTGCTCCTGACCCTGTTCTTCCGCTACATGCGACCGATGATCGACCATGGTCGGGTCTTCGCCGCCGTGCCGCCGCTGCATCGCGTCGTCGTCATGAATCCGGGCTCCAAGCCCAACGAGACCATCTACACGTACTCGGAGGCCGAGCTGAAGGGCGTGCTCGCGGGGCTCGACAAGCAGAAGAAGCGGTACCAGGACCCGATCCAGCGCTACAAGGGCCTCGGGGAGATGGACGCCGACCAGCTCGCGACCACGACGATGGACCGCCGCCAGCGCACCCTTCGCCGCGTCGGCATCGGCGACGCCGAGAACGCCGGCCGTGTCTTCGAACTGCTGATGGGCAACGACGTGGCGCCGCGCAAGGAGTTCATCATCGACAGCTCGGACTCGCTCGAGCGCGACCGCATCGACGCATAG
- a CDS encoding leucyl aminopeptidase, giving the protein MAVPTLTVTAASAVDSDADIVLLAASSGPEGPELLAADGFEWVQAQLEALGAKGASDEFTRLPGNADGPRVVAVAGVGDRADAASFRLAVGAAVRQLNGIDSVAIGIPADDADTAAAILEGAALGGYRYTEYRSKPKPAVTRIVLHSPLDEETIGLERVRAVTAAVARTKDLVNASPSDLFPARLAELAVEAATGAGLAAKVWDEAALAADGFGGILGVGLGSSRGPRLVRLEYAPAGASVHLALVGKGITFDSGGLSLKPMASMVGMKMDMAGAAAVLSAVVALAELQVPIRVTGWLCLAENLPSGTALRPNDVLRIHGGTTVEVLNTDAEGRLVMADGLVAASEEQPDAIVDVATLTGAQVVALGHRIAGLMGDDELVARVRAAADGVGEQTWPMPLPSELLSLLKSDVADLTNTKLGQTVPGMLLAGVFLQEFVGTREGSDERIPWAHLDIAGPGYNTGSAWGFTGTGGTGAAVRTLVRLGEDLSAR; this is encoded by the coding sequence ATGGCCGTCCCCACCCTCACCGTGACCGCAGCATCCGCCGTCGACAGCGACGCCGACATCGTGCTCCTCGCCGCCAGCAGCGGGCCCGAGGGCCCTGAACTCCTGGCCGCCGACGGGTTCGAGTGGGTGCAGGCCCAGCTCGAGGCACTCGGCGCGAAGGGCGCGAGCGACGAGTTCACACGATTGCCCGGCAACGCCGACGGGCCCCGAGTCGTCGCGGTGGCCGGCGTCGGCGATCGAGCGGATGCCGCGAGCTTCCGCCTTGCGGTCGGCGCAGCCGTGCGCCAGCTGAACGGCATCGATTCGGTGGCGATCGGCATCCCCGCGGACGACGCTGACACGGCTGCCGCGATCCTCGAAGGGGCGGCCCTCGGCGGCTACCGCTACACGGAGTACCGCTCGAAGCCGAAGCCGGCCGTCACCCGCATCGTGCTGCACTCGCCACTCGACGAGGAGACGATCGGCCTCGAGCGGGTGCGCGCGGTGACCGCCGCCGTCGCCCGCACGAAGGACCTCGTGAACGCGTCGCCGTCTGACCTGTTCCCCGCCCGACTCGCGGAGCTCGCCGTCGAAGCCGCCACCGGCGCCGGCCTCGCCGCGAAGGTGTGGGACGAGGCGGCCCTTGCAGCCGACGGGTTCGGCGGCATCCTCGGCGTGGGCCTCGGTTCGAGCCGTGGGCCGCGCCTCGTGCGGCTCGAGTACGCGCCGGCCGGGGCATCCGTGCACCTCGCGCTCGTCGGCAAGGGCATCACCTTCGATTCGGGTGGCCTCTCGCTGAAGCCGATGGCCTCGATGGTCGGCATGAAGATGGACATGGCCGGCGCGGCAGCGGTGCTCTCCGCCGTCGTCGCCCTCGCCGAGTTGCAGGTGCCGATCCGCGTGACGGGCTGGCTCTGCCTGGCCGAGAACCTGCCCTCGGGCACCGCACTGCGGCCGAACGACGTCCTGCGCATCCATGGCGGCACGACCGTCGAGGTGCTGAACACCGATGCCGAGGGCCGGCTCGTCATGGCCGACGGGCTCGTCGCCGCGAGCGAGGAACAGCCCGACGCCATCGTCGACGTCGCGACGCTCACCGGTGCGCAGGTCGTCGCGCTCGGCCACCGCATCGCGGGGCTCATGGGCGACGACGAGCTCGTGGCGCGCGTACGGGCGGCCGCCGACGGCGTCGGCGAGCAGACCTGGCCGATGCCGTTGCCTTCCGAGCTGCTCAGTCTGCTGAAGTCGGATGTCGCCGACCTCACGAACACCAAGCTCGGCCAGACGGTACCCGGGATGCTTCTCGCCGGCGTCTTCCTGCAGGAGTTCGTCGGCACGCGCGAGGGCTCCGACGAGCGGATCCCATGGGCCCACCTCGACATCGCGGGGCCCGGCTACAACACCGGATCGGCGTGGGGCTTCACGGGCACCGGGGGCACTGGAGCCGCCGTCCGCACCCTCGTCAGGCTGGGAGAGGACCTCTCCGCGAGGTAG
- the lpdA gene encoding dihydrolipoyl dehydrogenase, which translates to MSEQNFDIVILGGGSGGYAAALRAVQLGFTVGLVEKDKLGGTCLHRGCIPTKALLHAAEVADSSRESSKFGVRSTFEGIDVAAVTAYRESIVSSKFKGLQGLIKARGITVIEGEGRLVAPNAVQVGDDRIVGKNVILATGSYSRSLPGLELGGRVITSEQALELDFVPGKVAVLGGGVIGVEFASVWKSFGAEVTIIEALPHLVPNEEESISKQLERAFRKRGIEYKLGVRFQSVTQHDNGVVVTLENGETIEAELLLVAVGRGPVTQGLGYDEVGVTMDRGFVITDERLATNLPGVYAVGDIVPGLQLAHRGFQQGIFVAEEIAGLNPIVVEDVNIPKVTYCEPEVASVGYTEAKAAEKFGADQVSSYDYNLAGNGKSHILETSGSVKVVRVNDGPVVGVHMIGARVGELIGEAQLAVNWEAYPEDIAPFIHAHPTQNEALGEAFLKLADKPLHAL; encoded by the coding sequence TTGTCCGAGCAGAACTTTGACATTGTCATCCTCGGTGGCGGCAGCGGAGGGTACGCGGCAGCGCTGCGTGCCGTCCAGCTGGGCTTCACCGTCGGCCTCGTCGAGAAGGACAAGCTCGGAGGCACATGTCTGCACCGCGGCTGCATCCCGACCAAGGCCCTGCTGCACGCCGCAGAGGTGGCCGACAGCTCACGTGAGTCGTCGAAGTTCGGTGTCCGTTCGACGTTCGAGGGCATCGATGTCGCGGCAGTGACGGCGTACCGCGAGAGCATCGTGTCGAGCAAGTTCAAGGGCCTCCAGGGCCTCATCAAGGCCCGTGGCATCACGGTCATCGAGGGCGAGGGCCGTCTCGTCGCGCCGAACGCGGTGCAGGTCGGCGACGACCGCATCGTCGGCAAGAACGTCATTCTCGCGACGGGCTCGTACTCGCGCAGCCTCCCCGGCCTCGAGCTGGGCGGTCGCGTCATCACGAGCGAGCAGGCGCTCGAGCTCGACTTCGTGCCCGGCAAGGTCGCCGTACTCGGCGGCGGCGTCATCGGCGTCGAGTTCGCGAGCGTCTGGAAGTCGTTCGGCGCCGAGGTCACGATCATCGAGGCACTCCCCCACCTCGTCCCCAACGAAGAGGAATCGATCTCCAAGCAGCTCGAGCGCGCGTTCCGCAAGCGCGGCATCGAGTACAAGCTCGGCGTGCGCTTCCAGAGCGTCACCCAGCACGACAACGGCGTGGTCGTCACGCTCGAGAACGGCGAGACCATCGAGGCCGAGCTCCTGCTCGTCGCCGTCGGACGCGGCCCGGTCACGCAGGGGCTCGGCTACGACGAGGTCGGCGTGACGATGGACCGCGGTTTCGTCATCACCGACGAGCGCCTCGCGACCAACCTTCCCGGCGTCTACGCCGTCGGCGACATCGTTCCCGGTCTGCAGCTCGCGCACCGGGGCTTCCAGCAGGGCATCTTCGTCGCGGAGGAGATCGCCGGACTGAACCCCATCGTCGTCGAAGACGTCAACATCCCCAAGGTCACCTACTGCGAGCCCGAGGTCGCGTCGGTCGGCTACACCGAGGCGAAGGCCGCCGAGAAGTTCGGCGCCGACCAGGTCTCGTCCTACGACTACAACCTCGCTGGCAACGGCAAGAGCCACATCCTCGAGACGAGCGGCTCGGTGAAGGTCGTGCGCGTGAACGACGGCCCGGTGGTCGGCGTGCACATGATCGGTGCCCGGGTCGGCGAACTCATCGGCGAGGCGCAGCTGGCCGTGAACTGGGAGGCGTACCCCGAAGACATCGCCCCGTTCATCCACGCCCACCCCACCCAGAACGAGGCGCTCGGCGAGGCGTTCCTGAAGCTGGCCGACAAGCCGCTTCACGCGCTCTGA
- a CDS encoding RNA polymerase sigma factor, producing MATTKAATSAKSEAEQPATKRTTAAKSTAAKPAAKAPAAKAAAAKASTKTTTPATKTPRATTAKAAAKPRTKAKGASGDGDAEVDPEELEEVEVEVEVVVPDETVEAAPDADSDDDDAKPAVVEPHPTGALVLRAVDDEDEVPVYSSAITGATADPVKDYLKQIGKVALLNAAEEVELAMRIEAGLFAEEKLSHMTDAEKRSQLGRELQWVAKDGQRAKSHLLGANLRLVVSLAKRYTGRGMQFLDLIQEGNLGLIRAVEKFDYTKGFKFSTYATWWIRQAITRAMADQARTIRIPVHMVEVINKLARVQRQMLQDLGREPTPEELSRELDMTPEKVIEVQKYGREPISLHTPLGEDGDSEFGDLIEDTEAVVPADAVGFTMLQKQLESLLDSLSEREAGVIRMRFGLGDGMPKTLDQIGDTFGVTRERIRQIESKTMAKLRHPSRSQSLRDYLE from the coding sequence ATGGCAACGACGAAAGCAGCGACGTCGGCGAAGAGCGAGGCTGAGCAGCCCGCCACGAAGCGCACGACCGCCGCGAAGTCGACCGCCGCCAAGCCGGCCGCGAAAGCCCCGGCTGCGAAGGCCGCCGCGGCGAAGGCGAGCACGAAGACCACGACCCCGGCGACGAAGACCCCCCGCGCGACCACCGCGAAGGCGGCGGCGAAGCCGCGCACGAAGGCCAAGGGCGCCTCGGGCGACGGTGATGCCGAGGTCGATCCCGAAGAGCTCGAAGAGGTCGAGGTCGAAGTGGAGGTCGTGGTCCCCGACGAGACCGTCGAGGCCGCCCCCGACGCCGACTCGGATGACGACGACGCGAAGCCGGCCGTGGTGGAGCCGCACCCGACGGGTGCGCTCGTGCTCCGCGCCGTCGACGACGAAGACGAGGTCCCGGTCTACTCGAGCGCCATCACCGGCGCCACGGCCGACCCCGTCAAGGACTACCTGAAGCAGATCGGCAAGGTCGCGCTCCTGAACGCGGCCGAAGAGGTCGAGCTCGCGATGCGCATCGAGGCAGGGCTCTTCGCCGAAGAGAAGCTCTCCCACATGACCGATGCCGAGAAGCGCTCGCAGCTCGGTCGCGAACTGCAGTGGGTCGCGAAAGACGGCCAGCGTGCGAAGAGCCACCTGCTCGGTGCGAACCTGCGCCTCGTCGTGTCGCTCGCCAAGCGCTACACGGGCCGCGGCATGCAGTTCCTCGACCTCATCCAAGAGGGCAACCTGGGCCTGATCCGTGCGGTCGAGAAGTTCGACTACACCAAGGGCTTCAAGTTCTCGACCTACGCCACGTGGTGGATCCGCCAGGCGATCACGCGTGCCATGGCCGACCAGGCCCGCACCATCCGCATCCCGGTGCACATGGTCGAGGTCATCAACAAGCTGGCCCGCGTTCAGCGCCAGATGCTGCAGGACCTCGGTCGCGAACCCACGCCCGAAGAGCTGAGCCGTGAACTCGACATGACCCCTGAGAAGGTCATCGAGGTGCAGAAGTACGGTCGCGAGCCCATCTCGCTGCACACCCCGCTCGGTGAAGACGGCGACAGCGAGTTCGGCGACCTCATCGAAGACACCGAGGCAGTGGTTCCGGCCGACGCCGTCGGCTTCACGATGCTGCAGAAGCAGCTCGAGTCGCTGCTCGATTCGCTGAGCGAACGTGAGGCGGGCGTCATCCGCATGCGCTTCGGCCTCGGCGACGGCATGCCGAAGACGCTCGACCAGATCGGCGACACCTTCGGCGTCACGCGCGAGCGCATCCGCCAGATCGAGTCGAAGACGATGGCGAAGCTGCGCCACCCGTCACGCTCGCAGTCGCTCCGCGACTACCTCGAGTAG
- a CDS encoding proteasome assembly chaperone family protein, with protein sequence MRDPRSLYELNADVVVPPGLPLVAGLTGFADAGGAVAQTAEYLLSTLETTVVAKFEADELLDYRARRPIILFQGDHLADYRPPRLSLDLARDELGQPFLLLTGYEPDFQWERFGAAVLGLIDDLEVASTTWINSIPMPVPHTRPIGVTVSGNRSDLIEAMSIWRPTTQVPANALHLVEYRLQELDHPTTGFVLLIPHYLSDTEYPVAAIAALEAISASTGRIFPTDVLREQGREFVARIDEQVAENGELAKLVGTLEERHDSYMEGTTLRSPLTDEDGELPSADEIAAELEKFLAFRRTRDDESPRG encoded by the coding sequence ATGCGCGATCCCCGGTCCCTGTACGAGCTGAACGCCGACGTGGTGGTGCCGCCCGGACTCCCGCTCGTCGCCGGCCTGACGGGCTTCGCCGACGCGGGCGGCGCGGTCGCGCAGACCGCCGAGTACCTGCTGTCGACGCTCGAGACCACGGTGGTGGCGAAGTTCGAAGCCGACGAGCTGCTCGACTACCGCGCACGCCGGCCCATCATCCTCTTCCAGGGTGACCACCTCGCCGACTATCGTCCGCCGCGCCTGAGCCTCGACCTCGCCCGCGACGAGCTCGGGCAGCCGTTCCTGCTGCTCACGGGCTACGAGCCCGACTTCCAATGGGAGCGCTTCGGCGCCGCCGTGCTGGGGCTGATCGACGACCTCGAGGTGGCTTCGACGACCTGGATCAACTCGATCCCCATGCCCGTGCCGCACACGCGACCGATCGGGGTGACGGTGAGCGGCAATCGCTCCGACCTGATCGAGGCGATGTCGATCTGGCGTCCGACCACGCAGGTTCCAGCCAATGCACTGCACCTCGTCGAGTACCGCCTGCAGGAGCTCGACCATCCGACCACCGGCTTCGTCCTCCTGATCCCGCATTACCTGTCCGACACCGAGTACCCCGTCGCCGCGATCGCGGCACTCGAGGCCATCAGCGCGTCGACCGGGCGCATCTTCCCGACCGACGTCCTCCGCGAGCAGGGCCGCGAGTTCGTGGCGCGCATCGACGAGCAGGTCGCCGAGAACGGCGAGCTCGCGAAGCTCGTCGGCACCCTCGAAGAACGGCATGACTCCTATATGGAGGGCACGACACTCCGCTCGCCGCTCACCGACGAAGACGGAGAACTGCCGTCGGCCGACGAGATCGCGGCCGAGCTCGAGAAGTTCCTGGCCTTCCGGCGCACCCGCGACGACGAGTCGCCGCGGGGCTGA
- a CDS encoding type 1 glutamine amidotransferase, whose product MTLAIVSMLPTLHNTNGDAENAAVLVARARWAGLDAEVVEVESVTDLPARVDAVVLGSGSDASLEVSRSALLTMHDEFRRWGTEGVPILAVGTGWELLSWGIERRDGVAVEGLGILPGRAVPRQSRVAGDLIIASPRYGALVGFENHSRDYVGAEGSPLGRVRAGHGNGRDSGQEGVVMGEVFGTHLHGPVLAKNPAFADHLLEIAARRSGADYIPGAQALVVDEYAATARRAQLAAAGVAASAARP is encoded by the coding sequence ATGACCCTCGCCATCGTCTCCATGCTCCCGACCCTGCACAACACCAACGGCGACGCCGAGAATGCCGCCGTGCTCGTCGCGCGGGCGCGGTGGGCCGGTCTCGACGCCGAGGTCGTCGAGGTCGAATCGGTCACCGACCTCCCCGCGCGGGTCGACGCCGTCGTGCTCGGTTCCGGCAGCGACGCGTCGCTCGAGGTCAGTCGCTCGGCGCTCCTCACCATGCATGACGAGTTCCGCCGGTGGGGCACCGAGGGCGTGCCCATCCTCGCCGTCGGCACTGGGTGGGAACTGCTCAGCTGGGGCATCGAACGGCGCGACGGCGTCGCCGTCGAGGGGCTGGGCATCCTGCCCGGCAGGGCGGTGCCCCGGCAGTCGCGAGTGGCGGGTGACCTCATCATCGCGTCACCGCGCTACGGTGCCCTCGTCGGCTTCGAGAACCATTCGCGCGACTACGTCGGTGCCGAGGGCTCACCGCTCGGGCGGGTCAGGGCGGGCCACGGCAACGGTCGCGACTCGGGGCAGGAGGGCGTCGTCATGGGCGAGGTCTTCGGCACCCACCTGCACGGACCCGTGCTCGCGAAGAACCCGGCGTTCGCCGATCACCTGCTCGAGATCGCCGCGCGCCGCAGCGGGGCCGACTACATCCCTGGTGCGCAGGCGCTCGTCGTCGATGAGTACGCGGCGACCGCACGCCGGGCGCAACTCGCCGCGGCCGGGGTCGCGGCATCCGCTGCGCGTCCCTGA